One genomic region from Thermoleptolyngbya sichuanensis A183 encodes:
- a CDS encoding DUF4330 domain-containing protein, whose protein sequence is MAILDSKGRLFGKVNILDLGAALVMLLVAVAVFLVPGTSGSSVAQLGVQTKPVQVDTIVRGLTVSDPAALVQSLQESKKVNVIIRNQPYGELDVVGVKQLPRSVAVPQPDGTVISLPDPRPELDFTLDMMITLAGDAQMTDDGPVLGNNKVKVGTPLELEGQTFRFNAPVVGVRIQE, encoded by the coding sequence ATGGCTATTCTGGACTCAAAGGGACGGTTGTTTGGCAAGGTCAATATCCTCGATTTAGGCGCGGCGCTGGTGATGCTGCTGGTAGCGGTGGCAGTTTTTCTAGTGCCAGGAACTTCGGGTTCCTCGGTGGCGCAGCTTGGCGTACAGACCAAGCCCGTGCAGGTGGATACCATTGTGCGTGGGCTAACGGTCAGCGATCCGGCGGCGCTGGTGCAATCCTTGCAAGAGAGCAAAAAGGTCAATGTGATCATCCGTAACCAGCCCTATGGCGAACTGGACGTGGTGGGCGTAAAGCAACTTCCCCGCTCGGTGGCGGTTCCCCAGCCCGATGGCACGGTGATTTCGCTGCCCGATCCGCGCCCAGAGTTGGACTTCACCCTAGACATGATGATTACTCTGGCGGGAGATGCCCAAATGACGGACGATGGGCCAGTGCTGGGCAACAACAAGGTGAAAGTGGGCACGCCGCTGGAACTGGAGGGACAAACCTTCCGATTCAATGCACCTGTGGTCGGTGTGCGAATTCAGGAATAA
- a CDS encoding glycosyltransferase family 2 protein yields the protein MFFSVVIPTYNRKPILEKCLRSLEQQVIPPNSPIEGYEVVVVDDGSTDETVGWLRANAAALPHVRLFLQDHQGPAAARNLGVEKATGDTIIFIDSDLVVTEVFLQAHAAALVEGTKRLGSDRLFTYGRVINTCNFDDPTAEPFKVTDFSAAYFATGNVAIARHWLEQAGLFDTRFQLYGWEDLELGVRLKNLGLTLVKCPAAVGYHWHPPFALSQIPNLIDKEIQRGRMGVLFYQKHPTWDVRLMIQMTWLHRVLWGVLSLGGRLNERTLAPLLQWLIDRGKPQLALEIARVFLNWYNVQGVYAAYDEFLASKA from the coding sequence GTGTTCTTTAGCGTTGTTATTCCGACTTACAACCGCAAGCCGATTCTGGAAAAATGCCTGCGATCGCTCGAACAGCAGGTCATTCCGCCCAACAGCCCCATCGAAGGCTATGAAGTCGTCGTCGTAGACGACGGCTCGACGGATGAAACCGTCGGCTGGCTCCGGGCAAACGCCGCAGCATTGCCACACGTCCGCCTGTTTCTGCAAGATCACCAGGGGCCGGCTGCGGCTCGTAATCTGGGCGTGGAAAAAGCAACGGGCGACACGATTATCTTTATCGACAGCGATCTAGTGGTGACAGAGGTCTTCTTGCAGGCCCACGCGGCGGCGCTGGTGGAAGGCACAAAGCGGCTGGGGAGCGATCGCCTCTTTACCTACGGCCGCGTGATCAATACCTGCAATTTCGACGACCCAACCGCTGAACCGTTCAAGGTGACGGATTTTTCGGCGGCATACTTTGCCACTGGAAACGTGGCGATCGCCCGTCACTGGCTAGAGCAAGCAGGGCTGTTTGACACGCGCTTTCAGCTCTACGGATGGGAAGACCTGGAACTGGGCGTTCGCCTGAAAAACCTGGGGCTGACCCTCGTGAAATGTCCGGCGGCCGTCGGCTATCACTGGCATCCACCCTTCGCCCTCAGCCAAATTCCCAACCTAATTGACAAAGAAATTCAGCGCGGCCGCATGGGCGTGTTGTTCTACCAAAAGCACCCCACTTGGGACGTGCGCCTGATGATCCAGATGACCTGGCTACACCGCGTCCTGTGGGGCGTGCTGTCTCTCGGTGGCCGGCTCAACGAGCGCACCCTCGCGCCCCTGCTGCAATGGCTAATCGATCGGGGCAAACCGCAGCTTGCGCTCGAAATCGCCCGCGTCTTCCTCAACTGGTACAACGTCCAGGGCGTTTACGCCGCCTACGATGAGTTCCTCGCCTCCAAAGCCTGA
- a CDS encoding ExbD/TolR family protein gives MRLPSEPDPPPSINIVPMIDVIFAILTFFVLSTLFLTRSEGLPVNLPGAATAELQPQEQTVVTIDASGNLLLNQQPITLDALDAAVRQRTDGGNSPLVVINADKAVPHGQVVAVMDRLRAIPNVRLAIATERP, from the coding sequence ATGCGCCTACCCAGTGAGCCAGATCCGCCGCCGTCGATCAACATCGTGCCGATGATCGATGTGATTTTTGCGATTCTCACCTTCTTTGTCCTGTCTACGCTGTTTCTGACGCGCTCCGAGGGGTTGCCTGTGAACCTGCCAGGGGCGGCGACGGCAGAGCTTCAACCCCAGGAGCAAACCGTCGTCACCATTGACGCTAGCGGAAACCTGTTGCTAAACCAACAGCCGATTACGCTAGACGCGCTGGATGCAGCGGTGCGCCAGCGGACAGACGGGGGCAATTCGCCGCTGGTGGTGATTAATGCCGATAAGGCTGTACCCCACGGTCAGGTGGTGGCGGTGATGGATCGGCTGCGGGCAATTCCGAATGTGCGGTTGGCGATCGCCACGGAACGACCCTAG
- a CDS encoding MotA/TolQ/ExbB proton channel family protein: MSIPNLLATGGLVMVPLLGLSILAMALVLERLVFWWQLTRQQDRVIQDTLALYRRSPRAAFQKLEQHANLPMARIFLAALELEQATPDEFRLALESAAQAELPLLRRFNTVFDTVISVAPLLGLLGTILGLIQSFSSLRLGDLGGTQTAGVTAGISEALISTAAGLIVAIITLLFANTFRGLYQRQVALIQEYGGQLELLHRRRQEYRSPPYAPTQ, from the coding sequence ATGTCAATTCCTAACCTACTTGCCACGGGCGGCCTGGTGATGGTGCCGCTGCTAGGGCTATCGATCTTGGCGATGGCGCTAGTGCTAGAGCGGCTAGTGTTCTGGTGGCAGTTGACCCGCCAGCAAGATCGCGTCATCCAAGACACGTTGGCCCTCTATCGCCGCAGCCCCCGCGCCGCGTTTCAAAAGCTAGAGCAGCACGCCAACTTGCCCATGGCCCGCATTTTCCTGGCGGCGCTGGAGCTAGAGCAGGCCACACCGGACGAGTTTCGGCTGGCGCTAGAGAGCGCGGCCCAAGCGGAGCTGCCCTTGCTACGACGGTTCAACACAGTCTTCGACACGGTGATCAGCGTTGCGCCGCTGCTAGGGCTGTTGGGCACGATTCTGGGGTTGATCCAATCCTTTAGCTCGCTGCGGCTGGGCGACCTCGGCGGTACGCAGACCGCAGGGGTAACGGCGGGCATCAGCGAGGCGCTCATCTCCACCGCCGCTGGGCTGATTGTGGCGATTATCACGCTGCTGTTTGCCAACACGTTTCGCGGCCTATATCAGCGGCAGGTAGCGCTGATTCAGGAATACGGCGGCCAGTTGGAACTGCTACACCGCCGCCGTCAGGAATATCGGAGTCCCCCCTATGCGCCTACCCAGTGA
- a CDS encoding LmeA family phospholipid-binding protein: MFGGFTGFTRPLNTDMGEQVLNAVANQSIRHLFTSSEAIDVQIRCFPSSKLLQGSIDSFKMQGRNLVIRRDFHVEEMSFTTDAVSIDPASALSGQLRLKQPTQAVAQVILTEEGINKAFDADLVRQHLVNVEMEALTNLSGGEPVSFRDVHITLMPENQVHIGAKVDLPNRKDLPISLRSMIAVEKRRQIRFQNAEFDPEGVPDEGRSLSKIVSLAFAEVLDGMVDLDRFDLDGVMVRINRLETHGKKLVFTGYAQIDHFPGSR; the protein is encoded by the coding sequence ATGTTTGGCGGTTTTACTGGTTTCACACGCCCACTCAATACTGACATGGGTGAGCAGGTGCTGAATGCGGTTGCAAACCAGTCCATCCGCCACCTGTTCACGAGCAGCGAAGCCATCGATGTGCAGATCCGCTGCTTTCCCTCCAGCAAGCTGTTGCAAGGCAGCATCGACAGCTTCAAGATGCAGGGCCGTAACCTGGTGATTCGGCGCGATTTCCACGTCGAAGAAATGTCGTTTACTACGGATGCAGTGTCGATTGACCCGGCCTCGGCGCTGAGCGGGCAACTCCGCCTCAAGCAGCCGACGCAGGCCGTGGCGCAGGTAATCCTCACAGAAGAGGGGATTAACAAGGCTTTTGACGCTGATTTGGTGCGCCAGCATTTGGTGAATGTAGAGATGGAGGCGCTGACGAATCTGTCGGGCGGCGAACCCGTATCTTTTCGGGATGTCCACATTACCCTGATGCCCGAAAACCAGGTGCATATTGGGGCAAAGGTAGATTTGCCAAACCGGAAGGATCTGCCGATTAGCCTGCGGTCTATGATCGCCGTTGAAAAGCGCCGACAGATCCGCTTTCAGAATGCGGAGTTTGATCCAGAGGGTGTGCCAGACGAGGGGCGATCGCTCTCTAAAATCGTCAGCCTCGCCTTTGCTGAGGTGCTAGACGGCATGGTGGATTTAGATCGGTTTGATCTGGACGGCGTGATGGTGCGGATCAATCGTCTGGAAACCCACGGCAAAAAACTGGTGTTTACCGGGTATGCTCAAATAGACCACTTTCCCGGTTCTCGGTAA
- a CDS encoding NAD(+) kinase encodes MPKIGIIYNDIKPVACRIAEELNEKIAGYGWEVHLATGMGGILGYSKPNRPMCHTPIASLAPTGFDEDMALAVVLGGDGTVLAAFRQVAPHGIPLLAINTGHMGFLTETYLNQLPQAIEAILAQDYDIEERLMLTVQLFQKDVLAWEALCLNEMVLHREPLTSMCHFEVEVGRHAPVDIAADGIILSTPTGSTAYALSAGGPVITPDVAVMQLVPICPHSLASRALVFSATEPVTIYAANPDRLVMVVDGNAGCYVCPEDRVRVQRSPYPAKFVRLKPPEFFHVLREKLGWGLPHVAKPTSVELP; translated from the coding sequence GTGCCCAAAATCGGGATTATCTACAACGACATCAAACCTGTGGCCTGCCGCATTGCGGAAGAACTGAACGAGAAAATTGCAGGCTATGGCTGGGAGGTACACCTAGCAACCGGAATGGGCGGCATCCTGGGATATTCCAAGCCGAACCGGCCCATGTGCCATACGCCGATCGCCAGTCTCGCCCCCACCGGGTTTGACGAAGACATGGCGCTGGCGGTGGTGCTGGGCGGAGATGGAACCGTGCTGGCAGCGTTTCGGCAGGTGGCTCCCCACGGCATCCCGCTGCTGGCCATCAACACGGGGCACATGGGCTTCTTGACCGAAACCTATTTGAACCAGCTTCCTCAGGCAATTGAGGCGATTTTGGCGCAGGATTACGATATCGAAGAGCGCCTGATGCTGACGGTTCAGTTGTTTCAAAAGGACGTGCTGGCCTGGGAGGCGCTCTGTTTGAACGAGATGGTGCTGCATCGAGAGCCGCTAACCAGCATGTGCCACTTCGAGGTGGAAGTGGGCCGCCACGCGCCCGTCGATATCGCCGCCGACGGCATTATTCTCTCTACCCCCACGGGGTCTACCGCCTACGCGCTGTCGGCAGGCGGCCCGGTGATCACGCCCGACGTAGCCGTGATGCAGTTGGTGCCGATCTGCCCGCATTCGCTGGCCTCTCGCGCCCTGGTTTTTTCTGCCACAGAACCCGTTACAATCTACGCAGCTAATCCTGATCGCCTAGTGATGGTCGTGGACGGCAACGCAGGCTGCTACGTGTGTCCTGAAGACCGGGTGCGCGTGCAGCGATCGCCCTATCCTGCCAAGTTTGTGCGGCTAAAGCCACCGGAATTTTTCCACGTCCTCCGCGAGAAACTGGGCTGGGGCCTGCCCCATGTCGCCAAACCCACCTCCGTCGAGCTGCCTTAA
- a CDS encoding DUF565 domain-containing protein, with protein MQDTRLTRLLNGTLGQFDQWLLNPWRRISLVVMSLLLGNFLAGAVATTAGATSELDILVSALMVAITEAISRFVYWQRRSQLVNGRPRPSIVSEMLNAMKIGLTYGLFLEAFKLGS; from the coding sequence ATGCAGGACACTCGCCTGACTCGCCTCCTCAACGGTACGCTGGGCCAGTTTGACCAATGGCTGCTCAATCCCTGGCGGCGGATTTCGCTGGTAGTGATGAGTTTGCTGCTGGGAAATTTTCTGGCGGGGGCGGTGGCCACCACAGCCGGAGCGACTTCAGAGTTGGACATTTTGGTGTCAGCCTTGATGGTGGCGATAACGGAGGCGATTAGTCGCTTTGTGTATTGGCAGCGGCGATCGCAGCTTGTCAACGGCCGTCCGCGCCCGTCCATCGTGTCAGAGATGCTAAACGCCATGAAAATAGGGCTGACCTACGGACTGTTTTTGGAAGCCTTCAAGCTGGGAAGCTGA
- a CDS encoding glycerate kinase: protein MLRADWLARGWRPEQFGLADAQLDDWMIAQAEQFRQAYRAIAPLCQDELGWDVVPLDLLWGLWLPLAEWLKQCWRLHSRPLIQGILGGQGTGKSTLARLLRGILAADGLRVVCLSIDDLYKTWGDRQQLQQADPRLRWRGPPGTHDVDLGIQTLQALRQGKSPVLLPRFDKSLHQGQGDRTAPEPVSGADLVLFEGWFVGLRPIDSAAFDDAPLPILTAADRAFARDCNTRLADYLPLWNLLDGLIVLRPDDYRLSQQWRKQAEHRMAAAGRPGMSDAEIDQFVEYFWRSLHPALFYPPLLRDSEQVDWVVEVRADRQVDRVWKSRGNDGTA from the coding sequence TTGCTAAGGGCAGATTGGCTGGCACGGGGCTGGCGACCTGAGCAGTTTGGGCTTGCCGATGCCCAGCTAGACGACTGGATGATCGCCCAAGCCGAACAATTTCGACAGGCGTATCGGGCGATCGCCCCCCTTTGCCAGGATGAACTCGGCTGGGACGTAGTGCCCCTAGATCTGCTGTGGGGTCTGTGGCTGCCGCTGGCAGAATGGCTCAAGCAGTGCTGGCGATTGCACTCGCGACCTCTGATTCAGGGCATCTTGGGCGGGCAGGGCACGGGCAAATCGACCCTGGCGCGGCTGCTACGCGGCATTTTGGCGGCGGACGGGCTGCGGGTTGTTTGTTTATCGATTGATGATTTGTATAAAACCTGGGGCGATCGCCAGCAGTTGCAGCAGGCCGATCCGCGATTGCGCTGGCGCGGCCCCCCCGGCACTCACGATGTAGATCTGGGAATTCAGACGCTCCAAGCCCTGCGACAGGGCAAAAGTCCCGTGCTGCTGCCCCGGTTCGACAAATCGCTGCACCAGGGCCAGGGCGATCGCACCGCGCCAGAGCCAGTTTCCGGTGCAGACCTGGTGCTGTTTGAAGGCTGGTTTGTCGGGCTGCGACCCATCGACTCAGCCGCCTTCGACGACGCGCCGCTGCCCATTCTCACCGCCGCCGACCGAGCCTTTGCCCGCGACTGCAACACTCGTCTGGCGGACTATCTGCCCCTGTGGAACCTACTGGATGGGCTGATTGTGCTGCGCCCCGATGATTATCGCCTCAGCCAGCAGTGGCGAAAGCAAGCCGAACACCGCATGGCCGCCGCTGGCCGCCCCGGCATGAGCGATGCCGAAATCGACCAGTTTGTGGAATATTTCTGGCGATCGCTCCATCCTGCGCTATTTTACCCGCCCCTGCTGCGGGATTCTGAGCAAGTGGATTGGGTGGTGGAGGTGCGGGCAGATCGGCAAGTGGATCGCGTTTGGAAGAGCAGAGGGAATGACGGGACAGCATGA
- the secD gene encoding protein translocase subunit SecD: MGRQRSLLALILLLAIAAAVLLTQRPLNLGLDLRGGSQLTLQVSPTAEVPEITPEKMESVRAVVERRVNGLGVSEALVQTVGDTQLLVQLPGVSDPAQAERVLGDTAQLDFRQQRQGTEAQLRAEYQVLQGLLVQQANLEINNADPAELAENRAAIERSNQAIASLFDKVGLTGDMLRNAYAQPISGNAWEVGLEFNEEGGQKFAEMTKAVAGTGRSLGIFLDDDLLSAPTVDVKYAETGIVGGRASISGGFDAQRAGELALQLRSGALPVPVEIVENRTVGATLGRDSIQRSIYAAIAGLILVLIFMVVYYRLPGLLADIALVVYALLTLALFNLLNVTLTLPGIAGFILSIGMAVDANVLIFERTREELRSGKTLYRSVESGFYRAFSSILDSNVTTLIACAALFWLGVGLVKGFALTLAIGVVVSMFTALTCTRTLLLTALSVPSLRKPSYFSPGVSNSPSARPSST, translated from the coding sequence ATGGGCAGACAGCGTTCTCTCCTGGCGTTGATTTTACTGTTGGCGATCGCCGCGGCGGTTTTGCTAACCCAGCGACCGCTGAATTTGGGTCTGGATTTGCGGGGCGGATCACAGTTGACGCTCCAAGTCAGCCCGACGGCAGAAGTCCCCGAAATCACACCAGAGAAGATGGAGAGCGTGCGGGCGGTGGTGGAGCGCCGGGTCAACGGGCTGGGCGTATCGGAGGCGCTGGTGCAGACCGTGGGAGACACGCAGCTTTTGGTGCAGCTTCCGGGCGTGAGCGATCCGGCCCAGGCAGAGCGAGTGTTGGGCGACACGGCCCAGCTCGATTTTCGCCAGCAGCGCCAAGGTACAGAGGCCCAGCTTCGGGCAGAATATCAAGTGCTGCAAGGCTTGCTCGTGCAGCAGGCGAATCTAGAAATCAACAACGCAGACCCGGCAGAACTGGCCGAAAACCGAGCCGCCATCGAGCGCAGCAACCAGGCGATCGCCAGCTTGTTCGACAAAGTAGGGCTAACGGGCGACATGCTACGAAATGCCTACGCCCAGCCCATCAGCGGCAACGCTTGGGAAGTGGGGCTGGAATTTAACGAGGAGGGCGGTCAGAAATTTGCCGAAATGACCAAAGCCGTAGCGGGCACAGGCCGCAGCCTGGGCATTTTCCTAGATGACGATCTGCTCAGCGCTCCCACCGTAGACGTGAAATATGCCGAAACGGGCATCGTCGGCGGCCGCGCCAGCATCAGCGGCGGCTTTGACGCACAGCGGGCCGGGGAATTGGCGCTGCAACTGCGGAGTGGGGCGCTGCCTGTGCCGGTGGAAATTGTCGAAAACCGCACTGTCGGCGCAACTCTGGGCCGCGACAGCATTCAGCGGAGTATCTATGCGGCGATCGCCGGCCTCATTCTCGTCCTCATCTTTATGGTGGTGTATTACCGCCTGCCGGGTCTGCTAGCTGATATTGCTTTGGTCGTCTACGCGCTGCTGACCCTGGCGCTGTTCAATCTACTCAACGTCACACTCACGCTGCCGGGGATTGCCGGGTTTATCCTCAGCATCGGCATGGCGGTGGATGCCAACGTGCTGATCTTCGAGCGCACCCGCGAAGAATTGCGGTCTGGCAAAACCCTCTACCGCTCCGTGGAATCTGGCTTCTATCGCGCTTTTTCCAGCATTTTGGACAGCAACGTCACCACACTGATTGCCTGTGCTGCCCTGTTTTGGCTAGGGGTGGGCCTGGTCAAAGGCTTCGCCCTAACGCTGGCAATTGGCGTGGTCGTCAGCATGTTTACCGCGCTGACCTGTACCCGCACGCTGCTACTCACTGCGCTGTCGGTTCCCAGCCTGCGGAAGCCCAGCTACTTTAGCCCCGGCGTTTCCAATTCCCCCTCGGCTCGTCCCTCTTCGACCTGA
- the secF gene encoding protein translocase subunit SecF translates to MKLHVIKQRNLWWAISAAFILSGLAAMLISWQNFGAPLRPSLDFVGGSRLQLELACAREKTCEQPIDPATVRSVLAEQGLANSSIQVLGTEQDALLIRTSTLNVEQRTELLQALEAKLGKFDPAATQIDTVGPTLGRQIFTSGLLALLAAFAGIMVYLSLRFQFDYALFAIVALLHDVLVTLGLFSILGLVSGLEVDSLFIVALLTIVGFSVNDTVVIYDRIRERIKESPGRHINDIVDEAVNQTLTRSINTTLTTILSLVAIFLFGGETLKYFALALIVGFVAGAYSSIFIASTLLAFWRERTGRAIAQPEPVADGPLDITPSPEDA, encoded by the coding sequence ATGAAACTGCACGTCATCAAACAGCGCAACCTCTGGTGGGCGATCTCCGCCGCGTTCATCCTCAGTGGACTGGCAGCGATGTTGATCTCCTGGCAAAACTTTGGTGCGCCGCTGCGGCCTAGCCTCGACTTTGTGGGCGGCTCCCGGCTCCAGCTAGAGCTGGCCTGCGCCCGCGAGAAAACCTGTGAGCAGCCCATCGATCCAGCAACGGTGCGGTCTGTTCTGGCAGAACAGGGACTAGCAAACAGCAGCATCCAGGTATTAGGAACCGAGCAAGATGCCCTGCTGATTCGCACTTCGACGCTGAATGTGGAACAGCGAACCGAACTCCTGCAAGCCCTGGAGGCCAAGCTGGGCAAATTTGACCCTGCTGCAACCCAGATTGACACCGTGGGACCCACGCTCGGTCGGCAGATTTTCACATCGGGGCTGCTGGCGCTGCTGGCGGCCTTCGCGGGCATTATGGTCTACCTCAGCCTGCGGTTCCAGTTCGACTATGCTCTGTTTGCGATTGTGGCACTGCTGCACGATGTGCTGGTGACGCTGGGGCTGTTTTCGATCCTGGGGCTGGTGTCAGGGCTGGAAGTGGATAGCCTGTTTATTGTGGCGCTGCTGACGATTGTGGGCTTTTCGGTGAATGATACGGTGGTAATTTACGATCGCATTCGGGAGCGCATCAAGGAAAGCCCGGGCCGCCACATCAATGACATTGTGGACGAGGCGGTAAACCAAACCCTGACCCGCTCCATCAACACGACATTGACCACAATCTTGAGTCTGGTGGCGATCTTCCTGTTTGGCGGAGAAACGCTGAAATACTTTGCCCTGGCGCTGATTGTGGGATTCGTAGCGGGTGCTTATTCCAGTATTTTTATCGCCAGTACGCTGCTGGCCTTTTGGCGAGAGCGGACGGGACGGGCGATCGCCCAGCCAGAACCCGTTGCCGACGGCCCGCTTGACATTACTCCCAGCCCAGAAGATGCCTGA
- a CDS encoding sugar transferase → MVSIKSLSLGSASRTLSDLRSPAFTQLRRGVAIGWVRMLSLLVSDGAAILLAWGLAVSLGTELDSPWSSLGRYSFLPLILAVKLGVMISRGLYGSGLPRRDYLGVVKALSLAEGLLLLIAFLYEPDRYVSRSTFLISWFLSVAFVCSGRFLIDRGTEIVRKRGAACYPVFLICDDDEQQRNIQLIEKESRYRLMGVASARALDRRNRDETIRRVRELGIAELFVSWTSIQNRLHLCWHFQTAGITLRILPGEIASSFPKSQFRMMGELPTLTLEAPVLVGSDFWIKRFFDFWGAAIAILVFSPLYVAIALLIRMDSPGPIFFRQTRVGLHGNKFKVWKFRTMVQNAAQLQAVLEAQNEMKDGVLFKMKDDPRITRIGKFLRRYSLDELPQLFNVLVGEMSFVGPRPLPVRDVERFQERHFIRQEVLPGITGLWQVSGRSDITDFEKAVQLDLIYITNWSLWLDLKILLKTVQVVIGKSGAY, encoded by the coding sequence ATGGTTTCCATAAAATCCCTCTCGCTCGGTTCGGCATCTAGAACCCTGTCCGACTTGCGATCGCCCGCCTTTACTCAACTCCGCAGAGGTGTGGCAATTGGCTGGGTGCGGATGCTCAGTTTGCTCGTGTCGGATGGCGCTGCGATTTTACTGGCTTGGGGGCTGGCGGTTTCTCTAGGAACCGAGTTGGACTCCCCTTGGAGTAGTTTAGGCCGCTACTCCTTCTTGCCGCTCATTCTGGCGGTCAAGCTGGGAGTCATGATTTCGCGAGGGCTGTACGGTTCGGGGCTGCCCCGTCGAGACTACCTGGGAGTTGTCAAAGCGCTTTCACTGGCGGAAGGGTTGCTGCTGCTGATTGCCTTCCTCTATGAGCCAGATCGGTATGTCTCGCGCTCGACGTTTCTGATTTCCTGGTTCCTGAGTGTGGCGTTTGTATGTAGCGGTCGGTTCTTGATTGACCGGGGCACTGAGATCGTTCGTAAGCGCGGTGCAGCCTGCTATCCGGTATTTTTAATCTGTGATGATGATGAGCAGCAGCGAAATATTCAATTGATTGAAAAAGAAAGTCGTTATCGTCTGATGGGGGTGGCGAGTGCCCGCGCCCTCGACCGACGCAATCGAGATGAAACAATCCGACGAGTCCGAGAGCTTGGCATTGCGGAGCTGTTTGTTTCTTGGACTTCGATTCAAAACCGACTCCACCTCTGTTGGCATTTTCAAACGGCGGGCATTACGCTTCGTATCTTGCCGGGTGAAATTGCCTCTTCGTTTCCCAAGTCGCAGTTTCGGATGATGGGTGAGTTGCCGACGCTGACGCTGGAAGCGCCAGTTCTGGTCGGTAGTGATTTTTGGATTAAGCGGTTCTTTGATTTCTGGGGTGCGGCGATCGCCATTCTGGTGTTCTCTCCGCTCTACGTTGCGATCGCCCTGCTGATTCGGATGGATTCTCCGGGGCCCATCTTCTTCCGGCAAACCCGCGTCGGTCTACATGGCAACAAGTTCAAGGTCTGGAAGTTCCGCACAATGGTGCAGAATGCGGCTCAACTTCAGGCCGTGCTAGAGGCGCAGAACGAGATGAAGGACGGCGTGCTGTTTAAGATGAAGGACGACCCCCGGATTACGCGAATCGGCAAGTTCCTGCGTCGCTACAGCTTGGATGAGCTACCGCAACTGTTCAATGTGCTGGTGGGTGAGATGAGCTTCGTGGGGCCGCGCCCTCTGCCTGTGCGAGATGTTGAGCGCTTTCAAGAGCGCCACTTCATTCGGCAAGAGGTGCTGCCTGGGATTACGGGACTGTGGCAGGTTTCGGGGCGTTCGGATATTACCGATTTCGAGAAGGCCGTGCAGCTTGACTTGATCTACATCACCAACTGGTCGCTCTGGCTTGACTTAAAGATTCTGCTGAAGACGGTTCAGGTGGTGATTGGCAAGAGCGGCGCTTATTAA
- the hpf gene encoding ribosome hibernation-promoting factor, HPF/YfiA family, with protein MKLVIQGKNIEITDALHEYVRQKVEKAVSHFQNLTTEVDVCLSVARNPRINPRQTAEVTIYANGAVVRAEESSENLYASIDLVADKISRQLRKFKEKRKTHTPIRTAEVLPYQPVDADLLANREPELPSEVVRSKYFAMPPMTIEQALEQLELVDHDFYMFLNAETGEINVIYERNHGGYGVIQPRRTNGHHPAENGNGKAAQNGTKAYTPSTTASVHKGT; from the coding sequence ATGAAGCTTGTCATCCAGGGCAAAAACATTGAGATCACCGATGCGCTCCATGAATACGTTCGTCAGAAAGTTGAAAAGGCAGTGAGTCATTTCCAAAACCTGACGACCGAAGTGGATGTATGTTTGTCGGTGGCTCGCAACCCCCGGATTAACCCTCGACAAACGGCTGAGGTGACGATCTATGCAAACGGCGCTGTTGTCCGCGCAGAAGAAAGCAGCGAAAACCTCTACGCCAGCATCGACCTCGTGGCGGACAAGATTAGCCGCCAGCTCCGCAAGTTCAAAGAAAAGCGGAAAACACACACCCCCATACGCACGGCTGAGGTGTTGCCCTATCAACCCGTTGATGCCGACTTGCTCGCCAACCGCGAACCCGAACTGCCCTCGGAGGTGGTGCGAAGCAAGTATTTTGCCATGCCGCCGATGACTATTGAGCAGGCGCTAGAACAGCTTGAACTAGTAGATCACGATTTTTACATGTTTCTTAACGCCGAGACGGGCGAAATCAACGTGATTTACGAGCGCAACCACGGCGGCTATGGCGTGATTCAGCCGCGCCGCACCAATGGCCACCACCCTGCTGAAAATGGCAATGGCAAAGCGGCTCAAAATGGCACCAAAGCCTACACGCCTTCAACTACTGCTTCGGTTCATAAGGGAACCTAG